The DNA region ACCTGTTCAACCTCTCCGGCGTCACCGACCGCACCCCGCACAAGACCGAACTGTGGGACACCTGGATCGTCGGCGCCCCCATCGTGGGGCAGAACGTCGACACCACCCTGACCGTGGCTGTCGTCGACGACCTCAACCACGACGGCATCTACAACGACGCACCCGGCGTCGTGAAGGACCTCGACGGCGATGGGAGGATCGGCGCCAAGGACCTGGACCTGATGGGTGTCGCCTCCAACATCGTCACCGTCCCCTTCCACATCAACGCCGACCCCGCCTGAACCCCGCCAGGTCAGGAGGGCGCCGCTGCCGGGCCCGTGAACACCTGCGCGTGTGCCGCAGTGTGTGCGCCGGCGCTGATGATACGGAGCGACGAAAAGACCGCTCCTGCCTGCGGCGGCATCCCTGAGGGCAGGGCGTCCGGTCCGACACGGCACCGTGCTCCGCAGGTTCCCGGGCCAAGGCCCCTCGGCTTCGTCCGGGAACCTGCTGCGGCCGGTGCGAGGCCCTCGAATCTCTACGTCCCGTCGCACATGACTGCCGGACGGACGAACCGACATCCGGCGCCCGACCCCACCATGAGGAGCTACTCCCGTGAACTTCCCGAAGACCCGTGCGGCCCTGGTGGCCTCCACGGCACTGCTGGTCGCCTCCGGCGCAGCGCCGAGCGTCGCCGCCCCTGTGCCCGGGCACGGCCGCACCTCCGTGGCGCTCGCCTGGTACGACACCACGGCCGACACGATCGCGACGGCCGGATCATCACTCCCTGCGGTGACCAACAGCCGTACCTGGGCGATCAGTTGGATCGCAGCAGCGCGGGCCCTGCAGCATGTGCCGTCCGGGGTCGACCGCAGGGACTACCAGGACGCGGCGCTGGCCGCCGCGGTGCACCGCGCCCTGGTCGAGCTGGTGCCCACCCGTGCCCCGGAGCTGGATGCCGCCCTGCAGCAGACCCTGGATCAGACTCCCGACGGCCCGGCCGAGACCTTGGGCGCCGCAGCCGGCGAACGCCAGGCGCTGGAGATCCTGCACGACCGCGAGGGAGACGGCCTCGATGCGGCCGCCGTGAACGCCCCCTTCACCGTGCCACCGGCCGCGCCAGGCGTCTGGCAGCCCACCCCGCCCGCGTTCGCCCCCGCCATCCAGAACGGCAGCCGGTTCGCCCGGCCCTTCCTGCTGAAAAGCGCCGGCCAGTTCCGACTGCCCGCGCCTCCCGCTCCGACGTCCAAGCGGTACCAGACCGACCTGAAGGAGGTTCGAGACTTCGGCGAGCTGAACAGCACCGTGCGCACCGCGCGGCAGACCGACACGGCCAACTTCTGGTTCGACTCCTCGCCGGCCCTGTGGACCAAGCCGATTCGCGTCGCGCTCGCCGCCACCTCCCACCAGCCGCTGCTCAAGCAGGCCGAACTCGTCGCCCTGACCCACGCCACGCTGGTGGACACCCAGATCGCCACCTCCGACAGCAAGTACACCTACCCGCTGTGGCGCCCCGTCACCGCGATCCGAACAGGCGTCGGCGAGATCCCTGCCGACCCGTCATGGACCCCACTGCACACCACTCCGGCGCACCCGGACTACCCCAGCGGTCACAACACCTACGCAGGCGCGGCGGAAACCGTTCTCACCGCCCTCGTAGGACCGCGCACGGCCCCGTTCACCCTGACCAGCGGCACCGCACCAGGCGTTGTCCGCACCTACACCGCATGGCACCAGCTCACGCTGGAGAACATGGACGCGCGGGTCTGGCTGGGCATCCACACCCGACTCGCGGACGAGGCCGGGGTCGGACTGGGTACCGATGTCGCCAGGTACGGCCTGAACCACGCCCGGTCGTTGTTCCAGGAGCACTGAATCGCCCGGGCGAACACCGCCGTCCGCGTCGGCGTCCGCGTCGAGCCGGCGAGGACGCGGGCCCGGGTGCCGTCGGTCCGTCAGCCGTCGCGGGCCACCCACCGGTAGTGCAGCTCCGGACGCCCGATCTGGCCGTACTGCGGGCTGCGCACCACGTGCCCCACCGTCACCAGATGCTCCAGATAGCGGCGCGCGGTGATCCGCGAGATGCCCAGCTCCGCCCCGGTCGAGGCTGCCGTCACCCCCTCCGGGGCGGCCCGCACGACACGGGTGACGGCCTCCAGAGTCGGGCCGCTCAGCCCCTTCGGCAGCCGGGCCGGCTGCGGTGCGCGCAGGGCGCCGAGGGCCCGGTCCACCTCGTCCTGGCCGCTCGCCTCACCGGCCGCCGCGCGGAACTCCGCGTAGCGCACGAGCCGGTCGCGCAGGGTGGCGAAGGTGAACGGCTTCAGCACGTACTGGACGACCCCGAGCGACACCCCCTCCCGGACCACCGCCAGATCGCGGGCCGACGTCACCGCGATGACATCCGCCGAGTGTCCGGCCGCACGCAGCGAGCGCAGCAGCTGCAGACCGTGCCCGTCGGGCAGATACAGGTCCAGGAGCAGCAGATCGACCGGCGTACGCTCCAGCGCCCGCACTGCCTCCGCACGCGAATGCGCTACGGCCGCCACCGTGAATCCGGGGACGCGGCCCACGTACAGCCGATGGGCGTCCGCGGCGACGGGGTCGTCCTCGACGACCAGCACCTGGATCACGCCGTGGTCTCCTTCGTGGTGTGCGTCGTGCGGCCGGCGGCGGTCAGCGGCAGCCGCACCGTGAAGCGCGCACCGCCGTCCGCACCGCCGTCCGGGCCGCTGTCCAGCGCCACCGTCCCGCCGTTGCGGTGCACCGCCTGCTGCACGAGGGCGAGCCCGATGCCCCGCCCGGCGCCGTGCGTCGTCCAGCCCCGGCCGAACACCTCGGCGGCGTCCTTCGGATCGATCCCGGCCCCGGTGTCGGCGACCCGAAGCAGCAGTTCGCCCTCTCCGGCCAGCGCGGTGACGGTGACCCGGGCGCGGGCGGCCCGCCCGCTTCCCGCTCCCCGCTGGGCGGGCACGGACCCGGGTCCCGGGGTGCCGGTCACCGCCTCCGATGCCGCGTCCACCGCGTTGTCGATCAGATTGCCGAGGATCGTCACCAGGTCCCGGTGCGGCAGCGTGGCCGGCAGGTCGCCGTCGTCGATCAGACTGTCGTCCGCGAGCACCAGCTCCACCCCCCGTTCGTTCGCCTGCGCCGCCTTGCCGAGCAGCAGTGCGGCCAGCACCGGCTCGGCGACCGCTCCCACCACCCGGTCGGTGAGGGCCTGGGCCAGCTCCAGCTCGGCGGTGGCGAAGCCCACCGCCTCGTCGGCCCGGCCCAGTTCGATCAGCGAGACCACGGTGTGCAGCCGGTTCGCCGCCTCGTGCGCCTGCGAGCGCAACGCCTGGGTGAACCCCCGCTCGGAGTCCAACTCACCGGACAGCGCCTGGAGTTCCGTGTGATCGCGCAGCGTCACGACGGTGCCGCGCTGCTCCCCGCCCACCACCGGACGGGTGTTGACCACGATCACCCGGTCCGCCGTCAGATGCAGTTCGTCGACCCGCTCCTCGGAGGCGAGCAGCGCACCGGTCAGCGGCGCGGGCAGATCCAGCTCGGCGACCCTGCGCCCGACCGCACCCGGCTCCAGACCGAGCAGCTCCCGGCCCGCGTCGTTGATCAGCGCGATCCGTCGCTGCCCGTCGAGCATCAGCAGCCCCTCGCGCACCGCGTGCAGCGTGGCCTGGTGGTAGTCGTGCATCCGGCTCAGCTCGGCGGCGTTCATGCCGTGCGTGTGCCGCCGCAGCCGGGCGTTGATCACGTACGTGCCGATGCCGCCGAGCGCGAGCGCCCCGCCCGCCGCCAGTCCCAGCGCCCCGAGCTGCGCCCGCACCTGCGAGGAGACCCGTTCGACCGTGATGCCCGCGCTGACCAGCCCGGTGATCCGGGAGCCGTCCCGGATCGGTGTGACGACCCGGATCGAGGGGCCGAGCGTGCCGGTGTACGTCTCCGTGAACGTCTCGCCGCGCAGTGCCTGCGCGGTGTGCCCGAGGAACTCCTCGCCGATCCGGTCGGTGTCCGGGTGCGTCCAGCGGACCCGGTCCGGGGACATGATCGTGACGAAGGTGATCCCGGTGTCCCTGCGGACCTGCTCCGCGTACGGCTGCAGCACGGTGGACGGGTCCGGGGTACGGATCGCCTCCCGTACGGACGGCGAGTCGGCGATCGCCAGCGCGGCCGCCCGCACCTGCCGGGTCGCGGTCTCCTTCGCCTGCTCGCTGCCGGAGACGTAGGCGAAGAACGCGCAGCCCGCCACCACGGCCGCCACCAGCACCACCTGCATGGCGAAGAGCTGACCGGCCAGGCTGCGCGGGCGGGTACGGGGGCGGGGGAGACGCATGCCCACAGTCTGCCTGGCCGAAAACAAATGAACGAAATGCACGCAACGGTGACCGCCGTCACAGGGAACGAGATATTCGCCAAGGGTTTTTTCCGGCCCGGATCCGCCGGACAGCCCTTGCACCCCCCAGGGACGGGGGGTGACCCGGACGAGCCGAGGAGAACCCCCGTGGGAGTGGCAGCAGCCAAGCGGGACCGCACGCACTATCTGTATCTCGCCGTGATCGCGGCGGTGGGCCTCGGCATCCTCGTGGGCTTCGCGGCCCCGGACTTCGCCGTCGAGCTCAAGCCGATCGGCACCGGCTTCGTGAACCTGATCAAGATGATGATCTCGCCCATCATCTTCTGCACGATCGTGCTGGGCGTCGGCTCGGTGCGCAAGGCCGCCAAGG from Streptomyces sp. NBC_01591 includes:
- a CDS encoding vanadium-dependent haloperoxidase; translation: MNFPKTRAALVASTALLVASGAAPSVAAPVPGHGRTSVALAWYDTTADTIATAGSSLPAVTNSRTWAISWIAAARALQHVPSGVDRRDYQDAALAAAVHRALVELVPTRAPELDAALQQTLDQTPDGPAETLGAAAGERQALEILHDREGDGLDAAAVNAPFTVPPAAPGVWQPTPPAFAPAIQNGSRFARPFLLKSAGQFRLPAPPAPTSKRYQTDLKEVRDFGELNSTVRTARQTDTANFWFDSSPALWTKPIRVALAATSHQPLLKQAELVALTHATLVDTQIATSDSKYTYPLWRPVTAIRTGVGEIPADPSWTPLHTTPAHPDYPSGHNTYAGAAETVLTALVGPRTAPFTLTSGTAPGVVRTYTAWHQLTLENMDARVWLGIHTRLADEAGVGLGTDVARYGLNHARSLFQEH
- a CDS encoding response regulator; the encoded protein is MIQVLVVEDDPVAADAHRLYVGRVPGFTVAAVAHSRAEAVRALERTPVDLLLLDLYLPDGHGLQLLRSLRAAGHSADVIAVTSARDLAVVREGVSLGVVQYVLKPFTFATLRDRLVRYAEFRAAAGEASGQDEVDRALGALRAPQPARLPKGLSGPTLEAVTRVVRAAPEGVTAASTGAELGISRITARRYLEHLVTVGHVVRSPQYGQIGRPELHYRWVARDG
- a CDS encoding sensor histidine kinase, producing MRLPRPRTRPRSLAGQLFAMQVVLVAAVVAGCAFFAYVSGSEQAKETATRQVRAAALAIADSPSVREAIRTPDPSTVLQPYAEQVRRDTGITFVTIMSPDRVRWTHPDTDRIGEEFLGHTAQALRGETFTETYTGTLGPSIRVVTPIRDGSRITGLVSAGITVERVSSQVRAQLGALGLAAGGALALGGIGTYVINARLRRHTHGMNAAELSRMHDYHQATLHAVREGLLMLDGQRRIALINDAGRELLGLEPGAVGRRVAELDLPAPLTGALLASEERVDELHLTADRVIVVNTRPVVGGEQRGTVVTLRDHTELQALSGELDSERGFTQALRSQAHEAANRLHTVVSLIELGRADEAVGFATAELELAQALTDRVVGAVAEPVLAALLLGKAAQANERGVELVLADDSLIDDGDLPATLPHRDLVTILGNLIDNAVDAASEAVTGTPGPGSVPAQRGAGSGRAARARVTVTALAGEGELLLRVADTGAGIDPKDAAEVFGRGWTTHGAGRGIGLALVQQAVHRNGGTVALDSGPDGGADGGARFTVRLPLTAAGRTTHTTKETTA